The genomic segment ACCGGGCCTCGCTTCACGGCGGCGTAGTGCCGGTAGGTGAAGGCCGGGCCGTACCGGTCGAGCGCGGCGGCGGAACGACCGACGATCTGCGGGTCGATCGTGGGCAACGGCACCATCCACCGACCCACCTCGCGGTCGCGGTAGAGCAGGCCCTTCGAGACGCGGATCCGGCGGTCGGCGGGGCGCTTCTCCACCTCGCGTCGGCGGCGTGCGACCTGCGCCATCTGCGTGGGGCGGGAGAACGCGGTGAGCGCGGAGGCGTAGGTCCCGCCGGAGAACTCCGCGTGCGCGCGCACCTGCCCCTCCACGGTGAGCGGGACGGACCTCGGGAGGTGCTGCACGGTGAAGTACACGCCGAGGTCGTACGGGACGGAGTCGAAGCCACAGGCGTGGACCAGGCGAGCCCCGGACTCACGGGCGGTCTCGTGGTGGGCGAGGTACATGCGGTCGACGAACTCCGGTTCGCCGGTGAGGTCGACGTAGTCGGTGCCGCTGCGGGCGCACGCCGCCACGAGCGGCTCGCCGTACTGCAGGTAGGGGCCCACCGTGGTGATCACCACTCGGGTGTTCTCCGCCAGGCGGCGCAGCGACTCGGCGTCGGTGACGTCGGCTTCGAGCAGCGGGAGGTCGGCGCAGTCCTCGTTGATGCGGGCCAGGCGGTCGCGTAGGGCGGCGAGCTTCGCGCGGTTGCGTCCCGCCAGCGCCCACCGGCTGCCGCGAGGGGCGTGGCGCGCCAGATACTCCGCCGTGAGTCCGCCGGTGAATCCGGTGCCTCCGAAGAGAACGAGGTCGTGGTCCCGCTCGCCCATGGTGTCCCTCCGTAGCGTCGACGTGTTCTATGCGTAACACGTCGTAGGGGCCACGGGCGCCGGAGGTGACGAGAGTCAAGCCGGTCGGACGGGCCTTTTCCGTGCCGGCACAGATTGAAAAGCGTCGCGCCGGGGTAATTGCTCGATCATGACCGAGAACCACGACCTGGCACCCGAGGCGGACGTCACCGACCAGCAGCTTCCCGTCACCGACTCGGCCGACCACCCGGTCGAGCCGTCCGTGCCGATGGAGGCCGACCCCGCCGACGCCGCCGACCAGGCCACTCCGGTCCCACACGACGAAGACGACGAATTCCGTCCGGGTACCTGAGGTGTGAGCTTCTCGCAACCGGGGTAAACGGCCCCCACTGACGCGGTTCGCACGAGCACGGAGGTGACACCACCGATGGCCGACACGTCTCGCCTGCCCACTCCTGTCGCCGAGGTCTGGGAGTGGCAGCGACACGGCAATTGCCGGAATCTCGACAGCTCCGTGTTCTTCCATCCTGACGGAGAACGGGGCTTCGCGCGCGCCGACCGCGTGGCGCGGGCCAAGGAGATCTGCCGTACCTGCCCTGTGATCGTGCAGTGCAGGCACCACGCCCTGACGGTGCAGGAGCCGTTCGGAGTCTGGGGCGGACTCGACGAGACGGAACGGCGTGAGGCGATCGCCCGGCGCAAGAAGCTCCAGCCGACGGCCTGACCCGCGCACCTCGCTCGTCGTCCGCCATCGGAAAAGGAGTTCAGGTGCGGCTGGGGTACACATTGCTCACCGAGCAGTCCGGACCGCGTGCTCTCGTCGGGCACGCGGTCCGTGCCGAGCAGGCCGGTTTCGACTTCGAGGTCATGAGCGACCACTACTCGCCATGGCTCGACTCGCAGGGGCACGCGCCGTACGCCTGGAGCGTGCTGGGTGCGGTCGCGCACGCCACCGAGCGCGTGGAGCTCATGACGTACGTGACCTGCCCGATCATGCGCTACCACCCCGCGGTGGTGGCGCAGAAGGCGGCGACGATCCAACTGCTGTCCGACAACCGGTTCCTGCTCGGACTCGGTGCGGGAGAGAACCTCAACGAACACGTGGTGGGCACCGGCTGGCCGCCCGTGAACGTTCGCCACGCCATGCTCGGCGAGGCGTTGCAGATCATCAACGACTTGTTCGACGGCGGCTACACCAACTTCGTGGGAGACCATTACCGGGTCGACTCCGCGAAGATCTGGAGTCTTCCCGAGGTCCGCCCGCCCGTCGGTGTCGCGGTGTCGGGAGAGGCGTCGGTGCGACGGTTCGCGCCGTTGGCCGACGCGCTGGTGGCGGTGCAGCCGGAGTCGTGGCTGTGTTCCCTGTGGGACGAGGTCCGCACGACGAGCAACGCGGAGCCTTCCCGCAAGATCGGCCAGTTGCCGGTGTGCTGGGACACCGATCGCGACGCGGCCGTCGCTCGCGCGCACGACCAGTTCCGCTGGTTCGCGGGCGGCTGGAAGGTCAACGCCGAACTGCCGGGGACGCAGGCGTTCGCCGCCGCCACCCAGTTCGTGACTCCGGACGATGTGGCGGCGTCCATCCCGTGCGGAGCGGATGTCGATCGGGTCGTCGAGTCGGCCCGCGCGTTCTTCGACGCGGGATTCACCGACCTCGCGTTGGTGCAGATCGGCGGCGAGCACCAGGAGGTGTTCCTCGACGCCGCCGAGCGGGAGTTGTTGCCCGCGCTCCGCGAGGCGGCCTCGCGCTGATCGCCCGCCGGTCACGGCGGCTGCAGTGAGTCCGGCGACGCGGTGGCCAGTGAACGCAACCGGGCCAGGGCACGATGCTGGGACGTGCGCACGTTGCCCGGCGAGAGCCCGAGAGCCCGAGCGGTCTCGCTCGCCGACAGCCCGACGACGACGCGGAGCACGAGGATGTCGCGCTGCCGCCGCGGCAACTGGCGGAGCAGACGGCCCAGCTCGTGGCCGAGATCGGCGTTGACCAACCG from the Saccharomonospora azurea NA-128 genome contains:
- a CDS encoding saccharopine dehydrogenase family protein — protein: MGERDHDLVLFGGTGFTGGLTAEYLARHAPRGSRWALAGRNRAKLAALRDRLARINEDCADLPLLEADVTDAESLRRLAENTRVVITTVGPYLQYGEPLVAACARSGTDYVDLTGEPEFVDRMYLAHHETARESGARLVHACGFDSVPYDLGVYFTVQHLPRSVPLTVEGQVRAHAEFSGGTYASALTAFSRPTQMAQVARRRREVEKRPADRRIRVSKGLLYRDREVGRWMVPLPTIDPQIVGRSAAALDRYGPAFTYRHYAAVKRGPVVVAGALGLAALGLLAQLPFARKALANLRKPGEGPSEQRRLQSWFSVRFVGEGGGERVVTEFAGGDPGYDETAKMLAESALCLAFDELPDTSGQVTTAVAMGDALLNRLSRAGLQIRVVQRS
- a CDS encoding WhiB family transcriptional regulator, encoding MADTSRLPTPVAEVWEWQRHGNCRNLDSSVFFHPDGERGFARADRVARAKEICRTCPVIVQCRHHALTVQEPFGVWGGLDETERREAIARRKKLQPTA
- a CDS encoding TIGR03557 family F420-dependent LLM class oxidoreductase, producing the protein MRLGYTLLTEQSGPRALVGHAVRAEQAGFDFEVMSDHYSPWLDSQGHAPYAWSVLGAVAHATERVELMTYVTCPIMRYHPAVVAQKAATIQLLSDNRFLLGLGAGENLNEHVVGTGWPPVNVRHAMLGEALQIINDLFDGGYTNFVGDHYRVDSAKIWSLPEVRPPVGVAVSGEASVRRFAPLADALVAVQPESWLCSLWDEVRTTSNAEPSRKIGQLPVCWDTDRDAAVARAHDQFRWFAGGWKVNAELPGTQAFAAATQFVTPDDVAASIPCGADVDRVVESARAFFDAGFTDLALVQIGGEHQEVFLDAAERELLPALREAASR